One Leptospira wolbachii serovar Codice str. CDC genomic region harbors:
- a CDS encoding PAS domain S-box protein produces the protein MNHSIDRDKKETHWSVEFYEFLPVAFFKISKKGIINYVNVPGQKLTNRTATELLHTPFESILVENSKSIFHQFLKSINFEEQNQTCLVEINKTQDLVSKVSLHGNLSADAEWIQLVVIECLIEAESNISFKQEFEDISNVANIGRWELDLVTGKLNWSNKIYELFELNADVFQPSYEAFLSVIHPEDREKVEQAYSNSLIDKKKYEIEHRLIMLDGHVKWVRETCYSIFDPFDKPLKSIGTCQDITRQKELEIYLQKSEKNYSSLVENTDSLVWSCDQNGHFKYLNPAWEKLLGYPKHEMIDRPFTEFQPIEISIRDKEAFNKFNLNGDVTKNGYETIFLTKNGETKYLIFYSTPIKNDSDNIVGSHGTANDITFKHTLDLKLEETYFELGQRQYAIDQHAIVAITNLDGDIIYTNRLFCKISKYSREELIGKNHRIINSGYHPAEFFKDLYKTIKSGNTWYGEIKNKAKDGSYYWVATTIAPIKNARGEVKKYLSIRTEITETKEAGEKIKLLLKEKALILIEVHHRIKNNMNTIYSLLKIEANSQEDLAHKTILLDASNRVRSMMLLYDKLYRSENTDTISVKEYFPILISEILNIFPNKEKITTNIEVEPVVISAKTISSIGIIINELVTNSIKYSFLNRDSGKISFSAKTENQLLVICYEDDGIPINSSVDLQSPNSFGLNLINMLVKQLKGNVYIESSLGTKYRIEIKV, from the coding sequence ATGAATCATAGTATAGATAGAGATAAAAAAGAAACTCATTGGTCAGTAGAATTTTATGAATTTTTGCCTGTTGCATTTTTTAAGATATCGAAAAAGGGAATCATAAATTATGTAAATGTACCTGGTCAAAAATTAACGAACAGAACTGCAACTGAACTTTTACATACCCCATTCGAATCAATATTAGTTGAAAATTCAAAATCGATCTTTCATCAATTTTTAAAATCTATTAACTTCGAAGAACAAAATCAGACCTGCCTTGTAGAAATAAACAAAACACAAGATTTAGTTTCAAAAGTGTCACTTCATGGAAATCTTTCTGCGGATGCGGAATGGATCCAACTGGTTGTGATAGAATGTTTAATTGAAGCAGAATCAAATATCTCATTCAAACAAGAATTTGAAGATATCTCAAATGTAGCCAACATTGGTCGATGGGAATTAGATCTAGTGACGGGTAAATTAAATTGGTCAAATAAAATTTATGAATTATTTGAACTAAATGCTGATGTTTTTCAACCCAGTTATGAAGCATTCTTATCAGTAATTCATCCAGAAGACCGCGAAAAAGTAGAGCAAGCTTACTCTAATTCCTTGATAGACAAAAAAAAATACGAGATTGAGCATCGCCTCATCATGTTAGACGGACATGTTAAGTGGGTCAGAGAAACTTGTTATTCAATTTTTGATCCATTCGATAAACCGCTAAAGTCTATTGGAACCTGTCAAGACATCACTAGACAAAAAGAATTGGAAATATATCTCCAGAAAAGTGAAAAAAACTATTCGAGTTTGGTAGAAAATACAGACAGTCTTGTTTGGAGCTGCGATCAGAACGGTCATTTCAAATATCTCAATCCGGCTTGGGAAAAATTACTTGGATATCCAAAACACGAGATGATTGATCGACCATTCACCGAATTTCAACCAATAGAAATTTCTATTAGAGACAAAGAAGCATTCAATAAATTCAATCTAAATGGTGATGTCACGAAAAATGGTTACGAAACCATATTTCTTACTAAAAATGGGGAAACAAAATATTTAATTTTTTATTCAACGCCCATTAAAAATGATTCTGATAACATTGTAGGATCTCATGGTACAGCCAATGATATAACATTCAAACATACTTTGGATTTAAAATTGGAAGAAACATATTTTGAGTTAGGTCAAAGGCAATATGCAATTGATCAACATGCGATTGTAGCTATTACTAACTTGGATGGAGATATTATCTATACAAATCGATTGTTTTGTAAGATTAGTAAGTATTCTAGAGAGGAATTGATAGGTAAGAATCATCGCATTATCAATTCTGGCTATCATCCCGCTGAATTTTTTAAGGATTTGTATAAAACAATAAAATCTGGAAATACTTGGTATGGCGAGATAAAAAATAAGGCTAAGGATGGAAGTTACTATTGGGTTGCTACGACCATTGCACCTATTAAAAATGCACGTGGAGAAGTTAAAAAGTATCTTTCAATTAGAACTGAAATAACTGAAACTAAAGAAGCAGGTGAAAAAATAAAATTACTTTTAAAAGAAAAAGCACTGATCCTCATAGAAGTGCATCATCGAATTAAAAACAATATGAATACGATTTATAGTCTTTTAAAAATAGAAGCCAATTCACAAGAGGATTTAGCACACAAAACAATTCTTTTGGATGCATCCAATCGTGTTCGAAGTATGATGCTGTTATACGATAAATTGTATCGTTCGGAAAATACAGATACAATTTCGGTAAAAGAATATTTTCCAATTTTAATTTCTGAAATTTTAAATATATTCCCAAATAAAGAAAAAATCACAACAAATATCGAAGTGGAACCAGTCGTTATCAGTGCAAAGACCATATCTTCAATTGGCATAATCATCAATGAACTCGTAACCAATTCCATTAAATATTCTTTCTTAAATCGCGATTCAGGGAAAATTAGTTTTAGCGCAAAAACCGAAAACCAACTATTGGTAATTTGCTATGAAGACGATGGAATTCCAATAAATTCATCGGTTGACCTTCAGTCTCCAAATAGTTTTGGATTAAACCTCATCAATATGCTAGTAAAACAATTAAAGGGAAACGTTTATATAGAAAGTTCCCTTGGCACCAAATATAGAATTGAAATTAAAGTTTAG
- a CDS encoding hybrid sensor histidine kinase/response regulator, with translation MNEKRILLAEDDLISAKLFQESLTSLGYQVTLAEDGRKAKEIFTETPFPIVITDYDMPEMNGIELIDFLKDEEDEPIIIVLTNHSETSLIIEIMKKGIYDYIVKPIDTEELSLKLHRALEIYNMKRLEKATKREREMRLESHLDWIKWKERIGGSGNFKNLNQNLFESLKTSFNQGTGFGALISLLEIVSDSAQREGNFYKIDSEIMELIKLNADMAGKALTTFADIERILNGKIELEKISLSDVYNEIKKLTTNLSPFLSIQNNHLYLSERKPSFENNEININKKYFIDALTEIIINAFKFSVPESSIHIVIYIEVKSFVISIYNSPVINSDRVEGIPLPFENIVFEPFFRLTKFVYDEYKTLDFGLGLTKVESIIKRFNGKIEIKNIFDHLTAKSTPKTKVICRVALPLV, from the coding sequence ATGAATGAAAAACGAATTCTTCTTGCAGAGGATGATTTAATTTCCGCAAAATTATTCCAGGAGTCACTGACTTCTTTAGGATATCAGGTAACACTAGCAGAAGATGGAAGGAAGGCGAAGGAAATCTTTACAGAGACCCCATTTCCTATTGTCATAACAGACTACGATATGCCGGAAATGAATGGAATAGAGCTCATAGATTTTTTGAAAGATGAAGAAGACGAGCCAATCATAATTGTTTTAACAAATCATTCAGAAACTTCACTCATTATAGAAATAATGAAGAAAGGTATTTATGATTACATTGTCAAACCTATTGATACCGAAGAACTTTCATTAAAACTTCATCGTGCTTTAGAAATTTACAATATGAAAAGATTGGAAAAAGCAACTAAGCGGGAACGAGAAATGCGTCTCGAAAGTCACCTTGATTGGATAAAATGGAAAGAAAGAATTGGAGGAAGTGGGAATTTTAAAAATTTAAATCAGAATTTATTTGAGAGTTTAAAAACTAGCTTTAATCAAGGCACTGGATTTGGTGCTTTGATATCTTTGCTTGAAATTGTATCGGATTCTGCTCAGAGAGAAGGAAATTTTTATAAAATTGATTCTGAAATAATGGAACTCATAAAATTAAATGCAGATATGGCAGGAAAAGCCTTAACTACTTTTGCAGATATTGAAAGAATTCTAAACGGAAAAATCGAATTAGAAAAAATTTCATTGAGTGATGTTTATAATGAAATTAAAAAATTAACAACTAACCTTAGCCCATTCCTTAGCATTCAAAACAATCATTTATATCTAAGCGAAAGAAAGCCTTCCTTTGAAAACAATGAAATCAATATTAATAAAAAATATTTTATAGATGCATTGACAGAAATCATAATCAATGCGTTCAAATTTTCAGTTCCAGAAAGCAGTATTCATATTGTCATTTATATCGAAGTCAAATCGTTCGTGATCTCTATTTATAACTCCCCAGTTATCAATTCTGATAGAGTGGAAGGAATTCCTCTTCCTTTCGAGAACATTGTTTTTGAACCATTCTTTCGCCTAACTAAATTTGTTTATGATGAATATAAAACTTTGGATTTTGGTCTTGGTTTAACAAAAGTTGAATCGATAATTAAGAGATTTAACGGAAAAATTGAGATTAAAAATATTTTTGACCATTTAACCGCAAAATCTACGCCAAAAACAAAAGTAATCTGCCGTGTTGCCCTTCCATTGGTTTGA
- a CDS encoding LA_0442/LA_0875 N-terminal domain-containing protein: MKIMITLLFSVFLFVNLSLRSETILLKSGEKLEGKILAQDKDSVTFKLVDGNTKVFLKSAVRKVSYAKGPDSSSLKKEPPLLEKEKKIKEEKELAEKQKQEEENLKAKEEKQNKREEQLAKAKRHYLEGSFGVGGGESQSELRPFFQAIQYAGLLFSSGGQAELQSTPYKSKNHSATTRLFYAWNRFTIEIRGTEAKGNLDIGGFQTLSYGGGGGSSSSSSEKTANVLLGNGETKFQKVSSRIGFSPYPHPVLDLQILGGVERIWTKTNQEVDSLGGITSTGINPNRVSYRETNSALKGYSIGLGFEWKFWERFTLQGQILHLDMQGPSSFRSNEFRLDSSPFRYDQYGLDYQWKSTGTEVNLKFTTKVKGDLSLFLETSNMTLNNKLQSGYITENEGGGNTDPSQILLKVYAPQILIPILYDSKTVLTYVQVGANYRFNF; the protein is encoded by the coding sequence ATGAAAATTATGATTACCTTATTGTTCTCGGTGTTTCTCTTTGTAAATTTATCTCTTCGTAGTGAAACGATCCTTCTCAAGTCAGGAGAAAAATTAGAAGGCAAAATTTTAGCCCAAGACAAGGATTCCGTTACCTTCAAACTTGTAGACGGAAATACAAAAGTGTTTCTGAAGTCGGCGGTTCGAAAAGTTTCTTATGCGAAGGGGCCGGATTCCTCTTCTCTAAAAAAAGAACCTCCGCTTTTGGAAAAGGAAAAGAAAATCAAAGAGGAAAAAGAACTCGCAGAGAAACAAAAACAGGAAGAGGAAAATCTTAAAGCCAAGGAAGAAAAACAAAATAAAAGGGAAGAACAACTTGCGAAAGCAAAACGACATTATCTAGAAGGTTCCTTTGGGGTTGGCGGTGGCGAGAGTCAATCGGAGCTTCGTCCTTTCTTTCAGGCAATTCAGTATGCTGGACTTCTTTTTAGCAGTGGCGGTCAAGCCGAACTACAATCCACTCCTTATAAAAGTAAAAACCATAGTGCAACAACGCGTTTATTTTACGCATGGAACCGGTTCACCATTGAGATTCGAGGAACAGAAGCAAAAGGAAACCTAGACATAGGTGGCTTCCAAACGCTTTCTTACGGAGGTGGGGGTGGGTCTTCTTCCTCCAGTTCAGAAAAAACTGCAAACGTTCTTCTTGGAAACGGCGAAACAAAGTTTCAAAAAGTTTCTTCCAGGATCGGTTTTTCTCCTTATCCGCATCCGGTTTTAGATCTTCAAATTTTGGGAGGGGTGGAAAGAATTTGGACAAAGACAAATCAAGAAGTCGATAGTCTCGGAGGGATTACGTCCACTGGAATCAATCCCAACCGCGTGAGTTATCGGGAAACGAACAGTGCACTCAAAGGTTATAGTATTGGACTTGGGTTCGAATGGAAATTTTGGGAAAGGTTTACCCTACAAGGACAGATTTTACATTTGGATATGCAAGGGCCTTCCTCGTTTCGAAGCAACGAATTTCGTTTGGATTCCTCTCCTTTTAGATACGATCAATATGGCCTGGATTATCAATGGAAATCTACGGGAACTGAAGTGAATCTGAAATTCACAACGAAGGTCAAAGGTGATTTAAGTTTATTCTTGGAAACAAGCAATATGACTCTGAATAACAAATTGCAGTCAGGATATATAACGGAAAACGAAGGTGGGGGAAATACGGATCCTTCCCAAATCTTACTAAAAGTGTATGCTCCACAAATTTTAATCCCGATCTTATATGATTCGAAGACGGTACTGACATACGTTCAAGTCGGTGCTAACTATCGTTTTAATTTTTAA
- a CDS encoding beta-propeller fold lactonase family protein: MVLSRSTIRILLLLLVLFFCSSCLLNPIIQCLLFPKKKEKPFELFPGLFVGNDRTISLNRNYLGLKRNSNDRLSATVFDLGVPVPSTVIWETSDPNIATVDNEGVVTGVSNGKVTISASELGRNTRANCTVTVYSGFLYVSLDDTGQVSRSTMNNDTGILTFNSISATDSQPNGIAADPFGRFLYTGNLAADTISQFTINSSDGVLTANGNISSPSAPRNISISNDGRFLYIANQVSQSIRHYAINSNGTLTFVNSYSVAVTAQLQIDPTGKFLVTQAPAVNQFSSYLMDKETGALTLSGTSPVLVDMGLICFHPNGKYIYVGGSPSVTVLGLDLNSGSISIAGSVPQADAPNGCMVHPNGKFIYFVNISAGTISLFEINESNGLLTPKSNINSFSSDLRFIVIEPSGRYAYLASRATDLLQFSIDQTTGELSSLGSVYVGGLQWNLYFL; encoded by the coding sequence ATGGTCCTATCCAGATCCACAATTAGGATACTCCTTTTACTACTTGTTTTATTCTTTTGTTCCTCCTGTCTTTTAAACCCTATCATCCAATGTTTACTCTTCCCAAAAAAGAAAGAAAAACCCTTCGAACTTTTCCCAGGACTCTTTGTCGGAAATGATCGAACCATCTCATTAAACAGAAATTACCTTGGTCTCAAAAGAAACTCAAACGACAGACTCAGCGCTACTGTATTTGATTTAGGTGTTCCTGTTCCCTCGACCGTTATATGGGAAACATCGGACCCAAATATTGCGACTGTAGATAACGAAGGTGTGGTGACAGGAGTTTCAAATGGAAAGGTTACAATTTCTGCCAGTGAACTCGGTAGAAATACAAGGGCGAACTGCACGGTAACTGTCTACTCTGGTTTTTTATATGTATCCCTAGATGATACAGGCCAAGTCAGTAGGTCAACCATGAATAATGATACGGGAATTTTGACATTCAATTCTATCTCTGCAACAGATTCGCAACCCAATGGTATTGCCGCCGATCCTTTCGGACGATTTTTATATACAGGAAACTTGGCGGCGGATACAATTTCTCAATTTACCATCAATTCAAGTGATGGGGTATTGACCGCAAATGGAAATATCAGCTCACCAAGTGCACCTCGGAATATATCAATATCTAATGATGGTAGATTTTTGTATATCGCCAACCAAGTTTCCCAAAGTATTCGACATTATGCTATTAATTCTAATGGAACACTGACTTTTGTTAACTCATATTCTGTAGCTGTAACTGCGCAGCTGCAAATTGATCCCACCGGAAAATTCCTGGTTACACAAGCACCAGCTGTAAATCAGTTTTCGTCTTATTTGATGGATAAGGAAACAGGTGCGCTTACTCTTTCGGGAACAAGCCCAGTCCTCGTAGACATGGGACTTATATGTTTTCATCCAAATGGGAAATATATATATGTAGGAGGAAGTCCATCGGTCACCGTCTTAGGCTTAGATTTAAATTCTGGTTCAATTTCAATTGCGGGTTCCGTCCCGCAAGCAGACGCACCTAACGGATGCATGGTTCATCCCAATGGAAAATTTATATATTTTGTAAATATATCCGCTGGTACGATTTCACTTTTTGAAATAAATGAATCGAATGGACTTCTTACTCCAAAAAGTAATATTAATTCTTTCTCAAGCGATCTTCGTTTTATTGTAATCGAACCATCGGGAAGATATGCTTACCTCGCCTCGAGAGCAACCGATCTCCTACAATTTAGCATAGACCAAACGACTGGAGAATTAAGCTCTCTCGGGTCAGTTTATGTTGGCGGTTTGCAATGGAATTTATATTTTTTATAA
- a CDS encoding methyl-accepting chemotaxis protein: MIKQTLHRLFSLNIRTQLMIFIFLVLNLVLGPIFYLVYQSAKSQIINLGAELFKTLATDSVAVIDLLNEDVKVGKISIADAQERARIYILGPKGPDGVRDLSKGKMSAKLDMRVWASQPNGVFTMNPFNIEGVNLWDYQVDGKYTVRDTWSNKERTGKIVYELWQEGKEPTHSWIAYQIYYEPWDWIVGSGGRETIFYEERLKSLSYLFLFGAIFASVISLVFSYFFAAIFARKIAQVKSLIGKAREGDLTSRSTNVYRDEIGSLLTDFDQMTNSLRIMIQVVSQSSHEVLKSADKLIESANGSANVAATISESMTKVRSNSNIQLEAFSENKSAVEENTLAITKIAEATYVVSELSNGVLEKVEEGQDIVRKTIHQMEIINSSVNGISSSINTLGENSKAIGQIVETINQIANQTNLLALNAAIEAARAGEEGKGFAVVADEVRKLAERSERATRQISVIIDAIQKNTLESIQMMEKGNQDVGVGVEMVNVVGNTFQLIISAIKKVNDEIHGVSSTTEEISASTEELNANTVQLIELTNIINESTKEVSISSDSQLSEVSAVKEAADRLSELAKDLNQEIGKFKI, encoded by the coding sequence ATGATAAAGCAAACTCTTCATAGACTCTTTTCTCTTAATATTCGCACACAGTTGATGATCTTTATTTTTTTGGTTCTCAATTTAGTGCTAGGCCCAATTTTTTATCTCGTCTATCAATCTGCTAAAAGCCAAATCATAAACCTTGGTGCAGAGTTGTTCAAAACTCTGGCAACGGATTCAGTCGCCGTCATAGATCTGTTAAATGAAGATGTAAAGGTCGGAAAAATAAGTATAGCAGATGCCCAAGAAAGAGCCAGGATATATATTTTGGGTCCTAAAGGTCCGGATGGTGTTCGCGATTTGTCTAAAGGAAAAATGTCCGCCAAATTGGATATGAGAGTTTGGGCATCTCAACCGAATGGTGTTTTTACAATGAACCCTTTCAACATTGAAGGAGTTAATCTCTGGGATTATCAGGTAGATGGAAAATATACGGTTCGAGATACTTGGTCTAATAAAGAAAGAACAGGGAAAATAGTTTATGAACTATGGCAAGAGGGGAAAGAACCGACTCATTCTTGGATTGCTTATCAGATCTATTACGAACCTTGGGATTGGATTGTTGGTTCTGGTGGTAGAGAGACCATTTTTTACGAAGAACGTCTTAAGTCACTTTCCTATTTATTTCTATTCGGTGCAATATTTGCTTCTGTCATTTCATTGGTATTTTCCTATTTCTTTGCCGCTATTTTTGCGCGAAAAATTGCTCAGGTGAAGTCATTAATTGGAAAAGCAAGAGAAGGTGACTTGACCTCAAGGTCAACTAACGTTTATAGAGATGAGATTGGATCACTGCTTACCGATTTTGATCAAATGACAAATAGTTTACGAATTATGATTCAGGTAGTTTCACAATCCTCGCATGAAGTTCTGAAATCCGCAGACAAGTTGATCGAGAGTGCCAATGGCTCTGCTAATGTTGCCGCCACGATTTCAGAATCAATGACAAAAGTGCGAAGCAATTCCAATATCCAGTTAGAAGCATTTTCTGAAAATAAATCTGCCGTAGAAGAAAACACTCTTGCGATCACAAAAATTGCAGAGGCCACTTATGTGGTTTCGGAATTGTCAAATGGTGTTTTGGAAAAAGTAGAAGAAGGCCAAGACATTGTAAGAAAAACCATCCATCAGATGGAGATCATCAATTCCTCAGTGAATGGAATTTCTTCGAGCATCAATACGCTTGGCGAAAACTCGAAAGCAATTGGACAAATTGTTGAAACGATCAATCAGATTGCAAACCAAACGAATCTACTTGCTCTTAATGCTGCAATAGAAGCAGCTAGAGCAGGAGAGGAAGGAAAAGGTTTTGCGGTTGTTGCCGATGAAGTCAGAAAATTAGCAGAACGATCAGAAAGAGCCACTAGACAAATTTCAGTGATCATCGATGCAATTCAAAAAAACACACTTGAATCTATCCAGATGATGGAAAAAGGAAATCAGGATGTGGGAGTTGGGGTAGAGATGGTGAATGTTGTCGGAAATACATTTCAGTTGATTATCTCTGCAATTAAGAAAGTCAATGATGAGATCCATGGTGTTTCTTCGACTACAGAAGAAATATCTGCGAGCACAGAAGAGCTCAACGCAAACACAGTTCAACTGATAGAACTAACGAACATTATTAATGAAAGTACAAAAGAAGTTTCGATTTCTTCGGATTCTCAATTGTCTGAAGTATCGGCTGTAAAAGAAGCAGCGGATCGATTGAGTGAACTTGCTAAGGATTTAAATCAAGAAATCGGAAAGTTTAAAATATAA
- a CDS encoding methyl-accepting chemotaxis protein, which yields MNQNLLIRKLTVAIEAPLYLLIFPYFINFCLFASGFATDTLIQLGILGTLLSLVPLVIGIGLRNKRLRTLLSYTKDTDIKTLEGFKKGLLEHPHWEGRVILIRWTVSILGFSFMAVTLLGLPWKEIVALPYACVMLSPIIYLAFYFQTEVYLSPVLKAKELSTILLDETKIRIFGVFQRNLFTMIAVALLPMLTFGYYLFLILMTEFRSPYWLYQMPVVFVMMVVIIVYAAYVGSKSLKEDIDNLNHSIEKLSKGELSETIPQLSATNLSHTITKLNLFMESLRQYFQTAKDEAISLLETSKLILDKGGVIDSQVSSEKTKLDSTFESVNQIQSLSKATYERVLSQKDKTNFLALELTRVTDEMTDLSQKADELAKNTVHSIGTVQVAKDAIQSAYEKVEVMNQMSENIKATISIVEDISDRVNLLSLNASIEAARAGSMGRGFAVVAGEVSRLADETAKNIEDIKRVVKLSQVASKESLESMKEIISTNEDVKSKFEEISRVVQMFGRTSESSSENVKSLKGLVGEFQRDAEQITAEMKLQTGYTEESNTNLQALWENHSKISATFSEISEEANRLQKVSDSMERIVSRFRF from the coding sequence ATGAATCAGAATCTACTCATCAGGAAGTTGACAGTTGCTATTGAAGCTCCCTTATACTTGCTCATCTTTCCTTACTTTATCAACTTTTGTCTGTTTGCCTCAGGTTTTGCTACGGATACCCTCATTCAATTGGGAATCCTCGGCACTCTCCTTTCCCTGGTTCCTTTGGTGATTGGGATAGGTCTTCGAAACAAAAGGCTCAGGACGCTCTTAAGTTATACCAAAGACACCGATATAAAAACACTCGAAGGTTTTAAAAAAGGACTTTTGGAACACCCACATTGGGAAGGTCGAGTGATTCTCATTCGTTGGACAGTTTCCATTTTGGGATTTTCTTTTATGGCTGTGACTTTACTCGGTCTTCCGTGGAAGGAAATTGTGGCCTTACCCTATGCTTGTGTGATGCTCTCACCAATTATCTATTTGGCTTTCTATTTTCAAACAGAGGTTTACTTAAGCCCAGTCCTCAAGGCAAAAGAATTATCTACTATCCTTTTAGATGAAACAAAAATACGTATTTTCGGTGTTTTTCAGAGGAATCTATTTACCATGATCGCCGTGGCACTTTTACCAATGTTAACCTTTGGTTATTATTTGTTTTTGATTCTGATGACAGAGTTTCGATCTCCCTATTGGCTTTATCAAATGCCCGTCGTGTTTGTTATGATGGTTGTGATTATTGTTTATGCGGCTTATGTGGGAAGTAAATCTTTAAAAGAAGATATTGATAACCTCAACCATTCCATTGAAAAGTTATCCAAAGGAGAACTATCGGAAACAATTCCTCAACTCTCTGCAACAAACTTGAGTCATACGATTACAAAACTAAATCTATTTATGGAATCTCTGCGACAATACTTTCAAACCGCAAAAGACGAAGCAATTTCCCTATTGGAAACATCCAAATTAATTTTGGATAAAGGGGGTGTGATTGATTCTCAAGTCAGTTCGGAAAAAACAAAACTCGATTCTACTTTTGAGTCCGTAAACCAAATCCAAAGTTTATCCAAAGCAACCTATGAACGTGTTCTTTCTCAAAAAGATAAAACTAATTTTTTAGCTTTAGAACTCACACGAGTCACTGATGAGATGACAGACCTTTCCCAAAAAGCAGACGAATTGGCAAAAAACACAGTCCATTCGATTGGCACGGTGCAAGTAGCAAAAGATGCCATCCAATCTGCTTATGAAAAGGTGGAGGTCATGAACCAAATGAGTGAAAACATCAAAGCCACCATCTCTATTGTAGAAGATATCTCTGACCGCGTAAATTTACTATCCCTCAACGCATCCATAGAAGCAGCAAGAGCCGGTTCTATGGGACGAGGTTTTGCTGTGGTTGCGGGGGAAGTGTCTCGCCTTGCTGATGAAACCGCAAAAAATATAGAAGACATCAAACGAGTGGTGAAGTTATCCCAAGTAGCCTCCAAAGAAAGTTTAGAATCCATGAAGGAAATTATCTCCACCAACGAAGATGTTAAATCAAAGTTTGAAGAAATTTCAAGAGTGGTCCAGATGTTTGGTCGCACAAGCGAATCCAGTTCCGAAAATGTTAAATCCTTAAAAGGCCTTGTGGGTGAATTCCAAAGGGATGCTGAACAAATCACGGCCGAAATGAAATTGCAAACCGGTTATACCGAAGAATCCAACACCAACTTGCAAGCGTTATGGGAAAATCATTCCAAAATTTCTGCGACCTTCAGCGAAATTTCCGAAGAAGCAAACCGTCTGCAAAAGGTATCTGATTCTATGGAAAGGATTGTTTCCAGGTTCCGATTTTAA
- a CDS encoding metallophosphoesterase: MKAFFLFLSVLTSLLGFIYYYSTFRLISGLSLNGPVVTVILFGIGALVLLVPLTYALSRISKREKTQTFFAYLTFTNFGFFSILFTLVLLMDLLRLVDLGIVTHYSQVLFSTLLHFGFPLDGVTEVKNFSLAFSTIVVATALSSLGFFNAHVRLQYKRVSIPVKDLHPDLRGFKIVQISDVHIGATIKERFLKRVVKRINLQKPDAVVITGDLVDGPVSTLKQHLKPLADIQSKYGTFYVTGNHEYYSGVLSWLPEIQKLGVHILLNQNQILNIGKAKLLMAGVTDLAAGKIIRSHQTDPKRAMEGGENSDYKILLAHQPNSIYEASEAGFQLQISGHTHGGQFFPGNLLIYFAQKFVAGLHKYKDSLIYVSRGTGYWGPPFRLGAPSEISILELQSA, translated from the coding sequence TTGAAAGCATTCTTCCTATTTTTGTCCGTTCTGACATCCTTGCTTGGATTTATCTATTATTATTCTACCTTTCGTTTGATTTCAGGACTTTCACTGAATGGGCCGGTGGTAACAGTGATTTTATTTGGGATTGGGGCTTTGGTTTTGCTTGTCCCATTGACTTATGCTCTAAGTCGGATCTCGAAACGAGAAAAAACCCAGACATTTTTTGCCTATCTCACCTTCACTAATTTTGGATTTTTCTCTATTCTCTTTACGTTGGTTCTTCTTATGGATCTGTTACGTCTGGTGGATTTAGGAATTGTGACTCATTATTCGCAAGTTTTGTTTTCTACCTTACTTCATTTTGGATTTCCTCTGGATGGAGTGACGGAAGTAAAAAACTTTAGTTTGGCTTTTTCTACCATTGTGGTGGCGACAGCCCTTAGTTCCCTTGGATTTTTCAATGCTCATGTGCGGTTACAATACAAACGAGTTTCCATCCCTGTAAAAGATTTACATCCAGATTTGAGAGGTTTTAAGATTGTCCAAATCTCTGACGTGCATATTGGTGCTACGATTAAAGAAAGATTTTTAAAACGTGTAGTAAAGCGAATCAATCTCCAAAAGCCAGATGCCGTTGTAATAACAGGAGATTTGGTAGATGGACCGGTATCCACTCTTAAACAACATCTAAAACCTTTGGCCGACATTCAGTCAAAATATGGGACTTTTTACGTAACAGGAAATCATGAATACTATTCGGGAGTTCTTTCATGGTTACCTGAAATTCAAAAGTTAGGTGTTCATATTCTACTCAACCAAAACCAAATTCTAAACATTGGCAAAGCCAAATTATTAATGGCAGGTGTGACCGATTTGGCTGCAGGAAAAATTATTCGCTCCCACCAAACAGACCCTAAACGAGCGATGGAAGGCGGTGAGAATAGCGATTATAAGATTCTTCTCGCACACCAACCGAATAGTATTTACGAAGCAAGTGAAGCCGGATTCCAGTTACAAATTTCAGGACATACCCATGGGGGCCAATTTTTCCCTGGCAATTTACTTATTTATTTTGCGCAAAAATTTGTCGCAGGTTTACATAAGTATAAAGACTCATTAATATACGTTAGTCGGGGGACTGGGTATTGGGGGCCACCGTTCCGGTTGGGTGCCCCCTCTGAGATCTCCATTTTGGAACTCCAATCTGCTTGA